A region from the Candidatus Neptunochlamydia vexilliferae genome encodes:
- the ispD gene encoding 2-C-methyl-D-erythritol 4-phosphate cytidylyltransferase, which translates to MKTVSLILLAGGRGTRMGTPIPKVFLPLKGKPIALHSFETFKAIDAIDEIVVVCPEQFQPLFPEGTLFASPGKERQDSMENGLAKTTGEIILTHDGARPFVTQEEVLKLLEEGTAVGAAALGYPAKNTVKEVDQKGFVEKTLERSSLYEMATPQLLARTVLEAGLNAANGKTFTDDVALAELVGHPVKVVMGSAQMKITTPTDLELASAL; encoded by the coding sequence ATGAAAACAGTTTCTTTAATCCTCCTAGCAGGAGGGCGCGGCACCCGGATGGGAACCCCTATCCCAAAGGTCTTTCTTCCCCTAAAGGGAAAACCTATTGCCCTCCACAGCTTTGAAACCTTTAAAGCCATCGATGCCATTGATGAAATCGTGGTCGTCTGTCCTGAACAGTTCCAGCCACTTTTTCCAGAAGGGACCCTCTTTGCCTCTCCTGGAAAAGAGCGGCAAGACTCGATGGAAAACGGCCTCGCAAAAACAACCGGTGAGATCATCCTCACCCACGATGGAGCCCGCCCCTTCGTCACTCAAGAAGAGGTGCTCAAACTTCTAGAAGAGGGAACCGCTGTCGGTGCCGCTGCTTTGGGCTACCCCGCTAAAAACACGGTCAAAGAGGTTGATCAAAAGGGCTTTGTGGAAAAGACCCTGGAGCGGAGCTCCTTGTATGAAATGGCTACCCCCCAACTTCTTGCCCGCACTGTTTTAGAAGCAGGGCTCAATGCTGCAAATGGAAAAACCTTTACCGACGATGTCGCCTTAGCAGAGCTTGTAGGCCATCCTGTGAAAGTGGTGATGGGAAGTGCTCAGATGAAAATCACCACCCCCACCGATCTCGAACTTGCGAGCGCCCTATGA
- a CDS encoding UTP--glucose-1-phosphate uridylyltransferase produces the protein MNLTICDNSLIERRQKLFSILEALQKAETLEEKISALGVKKTFPWVETLEEEYLVKAAFVCGQEERLESLESLRVLESFYGILKYHYLVLTLLSTEKEEALIPKQVQELGACQSRRFRFSSLEAVPYRGDRGDAEGVKDGDAGAGKNQFLNLFGYTLRPPEGIDIRKEDEVVKKAILEGIKRQGEMAEVYPVGGAADRLELKDEKTEEGLPAARLIFLGKPLLEGVIADLQAREYLHYKFFGKQVTTPIVMMTSHVNRNHAHIRAICAQNKWFGRPEESFRFATQPLVPTFTKQGKWCLQRQGKLLLKPGGHGALWKLLDQEGVFAWLKKLGKKKMLVRQINNPMAAIDYGLLAFLGLGHAQDKAFGFASCPRLVNAHEGMNVVKVQGEEEVLTNVEYCDFEKRGIEDKPFEPGGSHSRFPSNTNILFADIEKIEEVVRKNPNPGLLVNFRKGHHYHSPNHKEPIARLETTMQNIADHFPASESYLTFNKRRKTISTTKRKSTAKGALLETPEGCYYDYMLNAHELLGAYCNMELPSFPDGTTFAKEGPPFLFSYHPALGPLYSIIGKKIRGGTLANGSELQLEIADLNIENLTLEGSLLIDATNIMGHQEEGLLRYSDQTGQCILKNVTVKNEGIDWEEEDHLFWKHEVKRRSALKVVLHGHSQFIAENVTLRGDLTLDVPHGMKMTAKEEKGRVSFIMEPLDGVS, from the coding sequence ATGAATCTTACGATCTGTGACAACTCTTTAATCGAAAGGCGGCAAAAACTTTTTTCGATCTTAGAAGCCCTTCAGAAGGCGGAAACCCTTGAGGAAAAGATTTCAGCGCTTGGCGTTAAGAAGACCTTTCCTTGGGTAGAGACTTTAGAAGAAGAGTACCTTGTTAAAGCAGCATTTGTCTGCGGACAAGAGGAAAGGCTTGAAAGTCTGGAGTCGTTACGCGTTTTAGAGAGCTTTTATGGCATTCTTAAGTACCACTACTTAGTTCTCACCCTCCTCTCGACAGAAAAAGAAGAGGCGCTTATACCCAAACAAGTTCAAGAATTGGGAGCTTGCCAAAGCCGGCGCTTCAGATTTAGTTCCCTCGAAGCAGTCCCCTATCGAGGAGATAGGGGCGATGCAGAGGGAGTTAAAGATGGGGATGCTGGCGCAGGCAAAAACCAATTCTTGAACTTGTTTGGGTATACCTTGCGCCCCCCTGAGGGGATCGACATCCGTAAGGAGGACGAGGTGGTCAAAAAGGCCATTTTAGAGGGGATTAAGCGGCAAGGGGAGATGGCTGAGGTTTATCCTGTTGGGGGAGCTGCCGATCGTTTAGAGCTCAAAGATGAAAAAACAGAAGAAGGACTCCCCGCTGCTCGCCTGATCTTTTTAGGAAAACCCCTCCTTGAAGGAGTCATTGCCGACCTTCAAGCGCGGGAGTACCTTCACTACAAGTTCTTTGGAAAACAGGTGACCACCCCGATCGTCATGATGACCTCCCATGTCAATCGGAACCATGCCCACATCCGCGCCATCTGTGCCCAAAATAAGTGGTTTGGCCGCCCTGAAGAGAGCTTCCGTTTTGCGACTCAACCCTTGGTTCCCACCTTTACCAAACAGGGAAAGTGGTGTCTCCAAAGGCAAGGAAAACTCCTCTTAAAGCCAGGAGGGCATGGCGCCCTTTGGAAACTCCTCGATCAAGAGGGGGTTTTTGCATGGCTTAAGAAACTCGGCAAGAAAAAAATGCTCGTCCGTCAGATCAACAACCCGATGGCGGCGATCGACTATGGCCTCCTCGCCTTTTTAGGATTGGGCCATGCCCAAGATAAAGCGTTTGGCTTTGCCTCCTGTCCCCGCCTTGTCAACGCTCACGAAGGGATGAATGTGGTCAAGGTTCAAGGTGAAGAAGAGGTTTTGACCAACGTCGAATATTGCGACTTTGAAAAACGGGGGATCGAGGATAAACCTTTTGAGCCGGGAGGAAGCCACTCCCGCTTTCCCTCCAATACCAATATCCTCTTTGCTGACATCGAAAAAATAGAAGAGGTGGTCCGAAAAAATCCCAACCCCGGCCTTCTCGTGAACTTTCGCAAAGGGCACCACTACCATAGTCCCAACCATAAAGAGCCGATTGCCCGCCTGGAAACGACGATGCAAAACATCGCCGACCACTTCCCCGCATCTGAGTCCTACCTGACCTTTAACAAAAGGCGAAAAACGATCTCAACGACCAAGCGGAAGTCAACGGCCAAAGGGGCTCTTTTAGAAACCCCCGAAGGGTGTTACTACGACTACATGCTCAATGCCCATGAGCTTCTGGGGGCCTACTGCAACATGGAGCTTCCCTCCTTCCCCGATGGGACCACTTTTGCAAAAGAAGGGCCTCCCTTCCTCTTTAGCTACCATCCTGCTCTGGGCCCTCTCTACTCCATCATTGGCAAAAAAATCCGTGGGGGCACACTCGCCAACGGGAGCGAGCTTCAGCTCGAAATTGCCGATCTCAATATCGAAAACCTCACCCTTGAGGGGAGCCTCCTCATCGATGCAACGAACATCATGGGACATCAAGAAGAGGGGCTTCTCCGCTACTCCGACCAAACGGGGCAGTGCATCTTAAAAAATGTGACGGTGAAAAATGAGGGGATCGACTGGGAAGAAGAGGACCATCTCTTTTGGAAACATGAGGTGAAGAGACGCTCAGCGCTCAAGGTTGTTCTCCATGGCCACTCTCAATTCATCGCCGAAAATGTGACCCTAAGAGGGGACTTAACGCTCGATGTGCCTCATGGAATGAAGATGACAGCAAAAGAAGAAAAGGGGCGGGTGAGCTTTATCATGGAGCCGCTTGATGGAGTGAGTTAA
- a CDS encoding RDD family protein yields the protein MDKAVWYYMLGEEKTGPISHEELQGMLDQGAIEPTTKVWTESLGGWQAISDLEHFNMATLDETPTVTVEKQVEYARETDEVGVRPHPWVRFWARMIDYSLFFLVLAFLIGVFDIGLGAVGSFSGMVALFLWTFIEAFFLSTVGATPGKWTLKVTVRDDNHHRLSFSEALNRSFSVWWLGMGTGLPIISLVTMIVAAVKLNNTGKTTWDRRRDVRVFHGDIGIVRTLVVILYFLCYAWAISWGQMQMMNVPQ from the coding sequence GTGGATAAAGCGGTATGGTACTACATGTTGGGGGAGGAGAAGACGGGTCCGATCTCCCACGAGGAGTTGCAGGGGATGCTCGATCAGGGTGCGATCGAGCCGACTACGAAGGTGTGGACCGAGTCTTTAGGGGGTTGGCAGGCAATCTCTGATCTCGAACACTTTAATATGGCGACCCTCGATGAGACCCCAACGGTCACGGTCGAGAAGCAGGTCGAGTATGCCCGGGAGACCGATGAGGTAGGGGTGCGTCCTCACCCTTGGGTCCGTTTTTGGGCGCGGATGATCGACTATTCGTTATTCTTCTTGGTATTGGCCTTTTTGATCGGGGTTTTTGACATTGGTCTTGGGGCAGTGGGCTCCTTCTCGGGAATGGTGGCGCTCTTTTTGTGGACCTTCATCGAGGCGTTTTTTCTAAGCACTGTGGGTGCGACCCCCGGAAAATGGACGCTTAAGGTGACCGTGCGTGATGACAACCATCACAGGCTCTCTTTTTCAGAGGCGCTGAACCGGAGCTTTTCGGTCTGGTGGCTCGGAATGGGGACAGGGCTTCCCATTATTTCGCTTGTGACGATGATTGTAGCGGCGGTCAAGCTCAATAATACCGGAAAAACCACTTGGGATCGGAGGAGGGATGTCCGGGTTTTCCATGGAGACATCGGGATCGTTCGGACCTTAGTTGTCATCCTTTACTTTTTGTGTTATGCTTGGGCTATATCTTGGGGACAAATGCAAATGATGAATGTGCCACAATAA
- a CDS encoding sigma-54-dependent transcriptional regulator, whose product MKKVLIIEKELSSRELLMGLLKGKELQLFTVEDGTGALELLKKRSFDLILSDLKGIKTLDRSNRRPLSTPLVHLSDLNDPPLKGIDHILEKPLTIQAVSTLLLKLLAGAKRKKAVIAESLAMKKILAQVAKIAKSHSNVFISGESGTGKEVIASLIHDQSPRMDHPFIRVNCAALPDTLIESEFFGHEKGAFTGALQKRIGRFERADKGTLLLDEISEIPTSLQAKLLRVVQEQEFERVGGTEAIHVDVRLVSTSNRNMKEAIGEKTFRADLYYRLNVIPIFLPPLRERKEDIVPLAKYFLAEVCERNQIPLKTLSPAAEEKLLAYAWPGNIRELRNVIEHGVVMDYSETLEDEHLLIDQKEVSDEISCVTLKELEKEHILKILEQYGGNRTQAAKVLGISVRTLRNKLNAYNF is encoded by the coding sequence ATGAAGAAGGTACTCATTATAGAGAAAGAGCTCTCGTCGCGGGAGCTTCTCATGGGGCTTCTAAAGGGAAAAGAGCTTCAGTTGTTTACCGTCGAAGACGGGACAGGTGCTTTAGAGCTTCTTAAAAAACGGTCCTTTGATCTCATTCTCAGCGATTTAAAAGGGATTAAAACCCTTGATCGTTCCAATCGTCGTCCTTTAAGTACCCCTCTTGTTCACCTCAGCGACTTGAATGACCCTCCTCTAAAGGGAATCGATCACATTTTGGAAAAACCCCTGACCATCCAAGCGGTGTCTACCTTACTGCTTAAGCTTTTAGCAGGGGCAAAACGGAAAAAAGCTGTCATTGCGGAAAGCCTCGCCATGAAAAAGATCTTAGCTCAAGTGGCTAAGATTGCGAAAAGTCACTCCAATGTCTTCATCAGTGGAGAGTCAGGAACGGGTAAAGAGGTGATAGCCAGTTTGATTCATGACCAGTCTCCCCGCATGGACCATCCTTTTATCCGGGTCAATTGCGCCGCCCTTCCCGATACCTTGATCGAATCAGAATTCTTCGGTCATGAAAAGGGAGCCTTCACCGGCGCTCTCCAAAAGAGAATTGGCCGCTTTGAGCGGGCTGACAAGGGGACTCTTCTCCTCGATGAGATCTCAGAGATCCCCACCTCTTTGCAAGCCAAGCTCCTCCGCGTCGTTCAGGAGCAAGAGTTTGAGCGAGTGGGGGGAACTGAGGCAATTCATGTCGATGTCCGTCTCGTCTCCACCTCCAATCGGAACATGAAGGAGGCGATTGGGGAAAAGACCTTCCGCGCCGATCTCTACTACCGCCTCAACGTCATCCCCATCTTCCTCCCTCCCTTGCGAGAAAGAAAAGAAGATATCGTTCCCCTTGCCAAATACTTCCTTGCTGAGGTGTGCGAAAGAAACCAAATCCCCCTCAAGACTTTATCTCCTGCAGCTGAAGAAAAGCTCCTTGCCTACGCATGGCCAGGGAATATCCGCGAACTCCGCAATGTGATTGAGCATGGGGTGGTGATGGACTACTCAGAAACCCTTGAAGATGAGCATCTCCTCATCGATCAGAAAGAGGTCTCTGATGAGATCTCCTGTGTCACTCTCAAAGAGCTTGAGAAGGAACATATCTTAAAAATCCTCGAGCAATATGGGGGGAACCGCACCCAAGCAGCAAAGGTTCTTGGGATCAGCGTCCGAACTCTCCGTAACAAACTGAATGCCTATAATTTTTAG
- the truA gene encoding tRNA pseudouridine(38-40) synthase TruA: MKYKMTLSYDGTNYGGWQVQPNRITIQAVLEKVLGCPVTGSGRTDAGVHALCQVAHFSLETPPPDLNALLPPDIRVHNVVPVSNDFHARFSVKKKVYYYHFSSAPDPFNYRFKTRLPHNFDEALLKKALPLLLGTHDFSAFAGSGCGSKDPVKTLYRLDFAPEEGGFRLEFEGSGFLYKMVRNTVGTLLEVATRRRPPEGIQKILASKDRRLAGPTAPPKGLFLAKVDYY; this comes from the coding sequence ATGAAGTATAAGATGACCCTGAGTTACGACGGGACAAACTATGGGGGATGGCAGGTGCAGCCCAACCGCATAACTATCCAAGCGGTCCTTGAAAAAGTGTTGGGATGTCCCGTGACCGGTTCAGGGCGAACCGATGCAGGGGTCCACGCCCTTTGCCAGGTGGCCCACTTCTCCTTAGAAACACCTCCCCCTGACCTTAACGCTCTCCTCCCTCCCGATATTCGGGTCCATAACGTAGTCCCCGTCTCAAACGATTTTCATGCCCGCTTCAGCGTGAAAAAAAAGGTCTACTACTACCACTTTTCTTCCGCTCCTGACCCCTTTAATTACCGGTTTAAAACCCGCCTTCCCCACAACTTCGATGAAGCGCTCCTTAAAAAAGCGCTTCCCCTCTTGTTAGGGACCCATGACTTTTCAGCCTTTGCAGGGAGTGGGTGTGGCTCCAAAGATCCTGTCAAAACCCTCTACCGCCTCGACTTTGCCCCCGAAGAAGGAGGTTTCCGGCTCGAGTTTGAGGGAAGTGGCTTTCTCTACAAAATGGTCCGCAATACGGTCGGCACCCTCCTAGAGGTTGCGACAAGGCGCCGTCCCCCCGAAGGCATTCAAAAAATTCTTGCCAGCAAAGACCGCCGCCTTGCTGGCCCTACAGCCCCCCCAAAAGGGCTTTTTCTCGCAAAAGTGGATTATTACTGA
- a CDS encoding D-Ala-D-Ala carboxypeptidase family metallohydrolase produces MKIIRLFLLLILSGLMGCSGLEQSEEKRVREQNLTIAPIQRQSDETFFALSPLTPKKKEPYPWEKRWVGSQLRITKEFFRCRGEIENAPIQIFRGSQMVYHRDCGGIERHSLPLRDGKEFIYPILIDLLNHIQAKLDRRVVITCGHRCPVHNLYADPSKGARISKHLIGAEVDFYVEGLEDRPQEVIDLLLSYYPEPLRRSSHLAPTSTLSWYNKEVGISLYLASEGRDLDNRHPYPYISIQVRHDPETGRPVQYNWHRAHNGFTKY; encoded by the coding sequence ATGAAGATCATCCGGTTATTTTTGCTCCTTATTCTCAGCGGTTTGATGGGCTGCTCCGGCTTAGAACAGTCGGAGGAAAAGCGGGTTCGGGAGCAAAACCTCACGATCGCACCCATTCAACGTCAATCTGATGAAACGTTCTTTGCCCTTTCTCCCCTCACCCCGAAAAAAAAAGAGCCCTACCCTTGGGAAAAGCGGTGGGTTGGTTCCCAGCTTCGGATCACCAAAGAGTTTTTCCGCTGTCGAGGAGAGATTGAGAATGCTCCCATTCAGATCTTTAGAGGTTCGCAGATGGTCTACCACCGCGACTGCGGCGGCATCGAGCGCCACTCTCTCCCGCTCCGTGATGGAAAGGAGTTCATCTACCCCATCTTGATCGATCTCCTGAACCACATCCAAGCAAAGCTCGACCGACGGGTGGTCATCACCTGTGGCCACCGGTGTCCTGTCCATAATCTCTATGCCGATCCCTCTAAGGGAGCGCGGATCTCCAAACACCTCATCGGCGCCGAGGTCGATTTCTATGTTGAAGGGCTAGAGGATCGGCCCCAAGAGGTAATCGATCTCCTTCTTTCCTACTACCCCGAGCCGCTGCGCCGCTCGTCCCACCTTGCTCCCACATCGACCCTCTCCTGGTACAACAAAGAAGTGGGGATCTCCCTCTATCTCGCCTCCGAAGGGCGGGACCTCGATAATCGCCATCCCTACCCCTATATCTCCATCCAGGTCCGCCACGACCCTGAAACAGGACGCCCTGTCCAGTATAACTGGCACCGCGCCCACAATGGCTTTACTAAATATTGA
- a CDS encoding HAD family hydrolase — MSWILDYSPIFFDFDGLLVNTEHLHFQAYQKMLESHGVDFPWDFPSFAAVAHKSSEGLRLMIAAHAPALVEKEGWDALYEQKKGEYAKLLEKGSLEMMPGAETILEKVQEANIPHAVVTNSTRRQTEMIRQNLPILNIIPHWITREDYAEPKPAPDAYLKAIEILGKSEKMLGFEDALRGIRALERARITPVLICPPDHPQMGNVNPDLHYYSSFLEILGETKF; from the coding sequence ATGAGTTGGATACTAGATTACTCCCCGATCTTTTTTGACTTTGATGGGCTGCTTGTCAACACCGAGCATCTCCACTTCCAGGCCTACCAAAAGATGCTTGAAAGTCATGGGGTCGACTTTCCGTGGGACTTTCCCTCTTTTGCGGCCGTTGCCCACAAAAGTTCGGAAGGACTTCGTCTGATGATCGCTGCCCACGCTCCCGCTCTTGTTGAAAAAGAGGGGTGGGATGCCCTGTATGAACAAAAAAAGGGAGAGTATGCCAAGCTTTTGGAAAAGGGAAGTCTGGAGATGATGCCCGGAGCAGAAACCATCCTCGAAAAAGTTCAAGAAGCAAACATCCCCCACGCTGTCGTCACCAACTCGACCAGAAGACAAACCGAAATGATCCGCCAAAATCTCCCCATTCTCAACATAATTCCCCACTGGATCACCCGTGAAGATTATGCTGAGCCCAAACCAGCCCCCGACGCCTACCTCAAGGCAATCGAAATTCTTGGGAAATCGGAAAAAATGCTCGGTTTTGAAGATGCCCTCCGCGGCATCCGCGCTCTTGAGAGAGCTAGGATCACTCCGGTCCTCATCTGCCCTCCCGATCACCCCCAAATGGGTAATGTAAATCCGGATTTACATTACTATTCTTCTTTTCTTGAAATTTTAGGAGAGACCAAGTTTTAA
- a CDS encoding GNAT family N-acetyltransferase translates to MGNKPLVTFRLTEEKDLPHFVEWLLQPGVLVGFPMTDQREVEDAVRLWKGYIEKGVSITALYKKEPVGAANLYIQDVKKLAHQALFVIIVDEKYRGKGIGTLLLKELTKLAQKRGVEIIHLEVYEKNPAVRLYERMGFKEYGRHPHYLKDIQGNYYDKILMEKTISGRT, encoded by the coding sequence ATGGGAAATAAACCCCTTGTCACCTTTCGCCTGACCGAAGAAAAAGACCTTCCCCACTTTGTAGAGTGGCTCCTTCAACCAGGAGTTCTTGTGGGCTTTCCCATGACCGACCAGCGGGAAGTTGAAGATGCTGTCCGTCTTTGGAAGGGGTATATTGAAAAGGGGGTTTCGATCACCGCCCTCTACAAAAAAGAGCCAGTGGGTGCCGCCAATCTCTATATCCAAGATGTTAAAAAGCTTGCCCATCAAGCCCTTTTTGTCATTATCGTCGATGAAAAATATCGGGGCAAAGGGATTGGGACCCTCCTCCTCAAGGAGCTGACTAAACTGGCTCAAAAGCGAGGTGTCGAAATCATCCATCTTGAGGTGTACGAGAAGAACCCCGCCGTCCGCCTTTACGAGCGGATGGGCTTTAAAGAGTATGGAAGGCACCCCCACTATCTCAAAGATATTCAAGGAAACTACTACGACAAAATCTTAATGGAGAAAACAATCAGTGGCCGGACATAG
- the prfB gene encoding peptide chain release factor 2 (programmed frameshift), with the protein MNEEIKNKLKDIDSRLIHMWRYLDLEVKEKEVASLEKKMEEGNFWSDNEAAQKVIAKCNQLKGWTVPYRDIKKRFEAAKEFLEEVDEEDELYHDLVKELQEIEKGLEELEIKKMLSGELDNKSCYLSVNAGAGGTESCDWAQMLLRMYQKWATKRGWKVEVIEKLDGEVAGIKNATLRFTGPFAYGYAKAEKGVHRLVRISPFDSNARRHTSFVSVDVTPEIEDDIQIEIRPDEIRIDTFRAQGAGGQHVNTTDSAVRITHIKTGIVVSCQGERSQLQNKETCFKMLRSKLYEKEVLEREAAVKKMGGEKKEIAWGSQIRNYVFQPYTLVKDTRTKYEEGNIQEVMDGEIDGFVNAYLKEFSE; encoded by the exons ATGAACGAAGAGATCAAAAATAAACTAAAAGATATCGACAGCCGCCTCATTCATATGTGGAGGTATCTT GACTTAGAGGTCAAAGAAAAAGAGGTTGCCTCTCTTGAGAAAAAGATGGAAGAGGGGAACTTTTGGTCTGATAATGAGGCTGCCCAGAAGGTGATTGCCAAATGTAATCAACTGAAAGGGTGGACCGTTCCCTACCGCGATATTAAGAAAAGATTTGAAGCAGCCAAGGAATTTCTAGAAGAGGTCGATGAGGAAGACGAGCTCTATCACGACCTGGTCAAGGAGCTCCAAGAGATCGAAAAGGGACTCGAAGAGCTTGAGATCAAGAAGATGCTCTCTGGGGAGCTCGACAATAAGAGCTGCTACCTCAGTGTCAATGCAGGAGCGGGGGGAACCGAATCGTGCGACTGGGCCCAGATGCTCCTCCGGATGTACCAGAAGTGGGCCACCAAACGGGGATGGAAAGTCGAAGTCATTGAAAAGCTCGATGGAGAGGTCGCCGGCATTAAGAATGCCACTCTCCGCTTTACCGGCCCTTTTGCTTATGGCTATGCCAAAGCAGAAAAGGGGGTGCACCGCCTCGTTCGGATTTCCCCTTTCGATAGCAATGCTCGCCGCCACACCAGCTTTGTTTCGGTCGATGTGACCCCTGAGATCGAAGATGACATTCAGATTGAGATCCGTCCCGATGAGATCCGGATCGACACCTTCCGCGCCCAAGGGGCCGGGGGACAACATGTCAACACCACCGATTCAGCAGTGCGGATTACCCACATCAAAACAGGGATCGTTGTCTCCTGCCAAGGAGAGCGGAGTCAGTTGCAAAATAAAGAAACCTGTTTTAAAATGCTCCGTTCCAAGCTCTATGAAAAAGAGGTTTTGGAGCGGGAAGCCGCAGTGAAAAAGATGGGAGGGGAGAAAAAGGAAATCGCGTGGGGATCGCAGATCCGCAACTACGTCTTCCAACCCTACACCCTTGTGAAAGATACCCGGACCAAGTATGAAGAGGGAAATATCCAAGAGGTGATGGATGGAGAGATCGATGGATTTGTCAATGCCTACCTAAAGGAATTTAGTGAGTGA
- a CDS encoding GNAT family N-acetyltransferase has translation MSISDESDYDIRYSNEKDHPFLHKWLGMDREWYPVSSDKDVEGMSKNWIGFYRYGASLTATYKGDVAGIATLFLMPYRKVIHHCLLYFIVNPDLRGRGVGSSLIKNITHLGQTYFRFEWMNAEVYGGCPAIPLLEKAGYQAQFTQEKFMKDEEGNYHPRILYQKDFNGK, from the coding sequence GTGAGCATATCTGACGAAAGTGACTACGACATCCGCTACTCGAATGAGAAAGATCACCCCTTCCTCCATAAATGGTTAGGGATGGACAGGGAGTGGTATCCCGTTTCCTCCGATAAAGATGTCGAGGGGATGAGTAAAAATTGGATCGGCTTTTACCGGTATGGAGCGAGTCTGACCGCCACCTATAAAGGGGATGTTGCAGGGATCGCCACCCTCTTTCTCATGCCTTATCGGAAGGTGATCCACCATTGCCTTCTCTACTTCATCGTCAACCCCGACCTTCGTGGACGGGGAGTGGGCTCCTCTCTCATCAAAAACATCACCCACCTCGGGCAAACCTACTTCCGCTTCGAATGGATGAACGCCGAGGTTTACGGCGGATGTCCCGCCATCCCCCTCCTAGAAAAAGCGGGCTATCAAGCGCAGTTTACCCAGGAAAAATTTATGAAAGATGAAGAGGGGAATTACCATCCACGGATCCTCTACCAAAAGGATTTTAATGGGAAATAA
- the gloB gene encoding hydroxyacylglutathione hydrolase, with product MTEKKTLGENQYLYQLKVLEDNYTYVISWDQNALVVDPGEGEPILKLLEEENLTLKNILITHYHDDHTGGVELLKKKTECRVIGPEDERIPDLDQSVDDGEELLFGPFSIEVFSTPGHTKPHLIYFFRDLHLLFTGDLLFTGGCGRLFEGTLEEMWNSLEKVLALPDDTAIYCGHEYTVANLEFAATVEPDNAALQKRLEEAKKKDVSVPSTLAEEKATNPFLRVQEESLQKGVNMVGQEPAAVFAHIRALKDNFSH from the coding sequence ATGACTGAAAAAAAAACACTTGGAGAAAACCAGTACCTCTACCAATTAAAGGTGCTGGAAGATAACTACACCTATGTCATCAGCTGGGATCAAAATGCCCTCGTGGTCGATCCTGGAGAGGGAGAACCCATTCTAAAACTCCTCGAGGAGGAGAACCTCACCCTCAAGAACATTTTGATCACCCACTACCATGACGATCACACCGGTGGCGTCGAGCTCTTAAAGAAAAAGACCGAGTGTCGTGTGATCGGCCCTGAAGATGAGCGGATCCCCGACCTCGACCAGTCGGTTGACGATGGGGAAGAGCTTCTTTTTGGTCCTTTTTCGATCGAGGTTTTTTCTACTCCAGGACACACCAAACCCCATCTCATCTATTTCTTCCGTGATCTTCACCTCCTGTTTACGGGCGATCTCCTCTTTACCGGGGGATGTGGCCGCCTCTTCGAGGGCACCCTCGAAGAGATGTGGAACTCCCTGGAAAAGGTCCTTGCTCTTCCCGATGATACGGCGATCTACTGTGGCCATGAGTATACCGTGGCTAACCTGGAGTTTGCGGCGACGGTGGAACCTGACAATGCCGCTCTTCAAAAAAGACTCGAAGAGGCGAAGAAAAAAGATGTTTCTGTTCCCTCCACCCTTGCCGAGGAAAAAGCAACCAACCCGTTCCTCCGCGTTCAGGAGGAAAGTCTCCAAAAAGGGGTAAATATGGTGGGGCAAGAGCCTGCTGCAGTCTTTGCGCACATCCGCGCGCTTAAAGACAATTTTTCACACTAA
- a CDS encoding SWIB/MDM2 domain-containing protein, whose protein sequence is MAKKQANSKFMKPMKISEELAAVLGDKGPLPRTEVTKKLWAYIKKHKRQDPDNRRNIIPDEKLAKVFGGKRAINMFDMTKKVNNHLS, encoded by the coding sequence ATGGCTAAAAAACAAGCGAATTCTAAATTTATGAAGCCTATGAAAATCAGCGAAGAGCTCGCTGCAGTTCTAGGGGATAAAGGGCCACTTCCTCGCACTGAAGTGACAAAAAAACTTTGGGCTTACATTAAAAAGCACAAAAGACAAGACCCCGATAACCGCCGAAATATCATTCCTGATGAAAAACTTGCTAAGGTTTTTGGTGGCAAAAGAGCGATCAACATGTTTGACATGACCAAAAAGGTGAACAATCACCTTTCGTAA